DNA from Mustela nigripes isolate SB6536 chromosome 14, MUSNIG.SB6536, whole genome shotgun sequence:
CTTATTTGTTACCTAAAGGTAGACTAAATTATTCCTTCCAGCCATAATGTACTGTGGGTGTGATACagttgaaataatatatttaaaagtgctttgtaaatattCTTAATGACACTCAAGACGTACTGTACTGCAAAACAAGTAATCTTTTAAGGTGATACCAGCAGATGTATTCAGTGTAGCCGGTTTTCTTCTCAGCGTTACTTTTCCCATATTCGTTTTGAATGCCTAAAATGAACTTCAACTATAAATTGCTCTAAAATTTGTTAAGCGGGGTGAAAAGAAAGGTCTTCACTTCATTTTGTGTTTAAATCCActtcttcatttctgttcatACTAGTGCTTGCTTTTCATGGCCAGAAAAGCAGAAACGTACCCTTCTGCTGTCTGCACTGTCTGTTGGACCTCACAGAAATGTCTTCATGTTTTTACCTAGCAGGAACACCAGAGGCTGGGGCCCTGGGCCAACACTGAAGTCCTCCTGGAATCTGTGCTCCGGGGGCTGTGCCGGGTAGAGAGGGCAGTGGGAGGTAAGAGCTCTTCACCCTTCACCACCTTCTCCACCCAGCATGGCCGGCACACTTTGGTCTACGGCACATCTCCAATTGTAGAGCGGGTTTTGAATGCTGTTATTTCTTCTCCAGGGGATGGGACTACCCTGATTGGAACTGTTTGGGGTACATGGAAGTCCATTTTTTATCAGAGTAGGAATTGTTACAAGTAAATGTGTCTTTTATATTGCTTTTAAGACTGGATTTTTGTGCTGCTTTTGCCCATAGAACATATAAATGCACATTACCAATTATATTGTGTTTTTTccactatttttttattgtggtaaatcACACATAACATAAACTgtaccatcttaatcattttcaaGTACATAGTTCAGAAGAACATTCACTGTGTGGTACAGCCATcgccaccatccatctccagaacttttttcacCGTCTCAGACTAAAgctctgtatccattaaacactaactccccataTTCCCTCTTCCCAGCCGTGGTAACCATCACTCCACTTTGTCTTTATAAATTTGACTACTGTGATACttcttataagtggaatcatacatttGTCCTTTTGAGTTAATCATACTGtatttttgtagaaaaagaaaagcaactgtcATCAGATTCACAAGAAATGGAACCTAATTCACATTTGGCTTACTGACATCAGTGTCCAGCTCACTGCAAAGGAACTGCATTCAGATCTCTGCCCTCTAAGGATATGAACAGATCATTAATTACACCTTCAACAAATAaagctatttatatttttgtattatgcTAAATTCACATTCAGATTTGAGGCTGATTTGTATTCAGTTTGGAGATGATACTGTTAAATAGCTATGATTTAGGATGgcgtaatttaaaaataaccaagaatttggttgggagtgggaggagcttagggaaataagaaaattgaCTTTGACGTTATAGTATATGGTGGGCTTTCAGTAGCGTGTTGCATATAGAGAACACTGGCTTGGGATTCAGAAGACCTGTTTTGGAATTGTAGTTCTACTTCTAGCagtttgatcttgatgaagacattccacatctctgggcctcagtttcttaccCATAAATTGCTAGTGAATAGTCCAGTGCCtagactattttaaaattctagaagtttgctcattttaagaataaagatCACAGTTTGTGAAAGTAGGGTTTAACTGGTTCTGACCTACCTTATTACAAAAAAGATTTCTGAGGATGCATAAGATTCAGCATTGTAGtgtaaatttaaaatgaagcaaaaatataaagataGTGAAGTGAGTAGAATACCAGAGATGAGGCCCACTGGCTCTGTTTTCATGCTGGGACTAGAGGGTTGGTCCTACATGAACATCCATAACCACGTAGACGGTTGGTCTCTTATAGTTTGGCCTATAACCCAAGTCCTGCTTGGAGTCAGAGATCAAGGAAAAGATAATGAAAGAAGCAAACAGTCTGGTGCAATTTGTGGTGAGGTTGGGCTACCCTAATTGAAGATGGAATAAGTTAGATACATTAAATTTGGGGCCTGAATAGACAAGATCTTAGCCATAGTAAGGATTCTTAACCTGGGGCTTCAGGGCTTGGAAGACAGAACTATATTCCTATCATGTTGGTTTCCCTTTTAATACtccaaatttgcatttttaaatactctGAGAAGAGGGCCATAGGTTTCATTGGACTGTTAGAGGGATCCATGatacaaaaaaagaatcataacCCCTGTATATTGAGTTAAAACAAACAGATTAGTATAGTAGGAATATGCCATTTGGAATGTAGTCCCCGAACAGCTCTTGGATGCATGAAGTATTGCCCAGGTTTTTTCTTTGGTGAAGTTTTTTAACCAGCAATAGTCACTTTCCCTTATTTCTCTGGTAGTTTCTCAAGTTGATTTCTTTTCATGGAATCAGAAAGACTATTAAATGAATCCAATTTTAACAGCCCCAAATTTATTCTTCAGTGTATTTCAAGCTCATATGGCTCTCTAGTATCAATATTGCTAGTAGCAGCCTAAGTGTGAATATGTGTTTCTGGCAAGGAGCAGTTTCATTTTAATTGACACTTTCTTTTATATACTAAGTCTTGGATGCCAAGAGCTTTCCTCACTAGTAGTTGTAAATGCTAAATCTGTACTTGACTTTACCACCTCCTGTCAAGATAAATGCAAGCTTCGTTTCCCCTCAGAGAggttcaaagaaataatttacttGTTGTTCTGTATGGGGAGATGTTGTTTGCAGCCAGGCATCACATGGATTCAACTGCAGAGATTTTCAGTGCCTAAAGCAAGATCGCCTGCTTTTTTTGGTTCTGAAACAATAGCAGTTGAAATGGAAATTTTGGCTTTGCTTACCTTAAATTCTGTGATTgagggacatctggctggcttagtcggtagagcatgcagcttttcttctcagggtcgtgagttcaagacccatgttcagtgcagagattgcttaaataaatacacttacaaaaaaaattctgtgaccAGTAAGTGGTAGCAATAAAATCATTAGTACTCTAAGTGGGAGTGTGCTGAAGTCTTCCAAGTTTATTCAGAAAGTGTCTTGTataccagaggggcacctggtggctcagttggttaagcgtccaactcttgatctcagctcaagtttcaatcccagggtcgtgagttcaaaccccacactggactccatgctgggcatggagcctactttatttattttaaagatttaatttatttatttgacagacagaaatcacaagtaggcagaaaggcagacagagagggggaagcaggctccccgctgagcagagagcccgatgtggggcttgattccaggaccctgagatcatgacctgagctgaaggcagaggcttaacccactgagccacccaagcgcccctggagcctactttttaaaaaagtgtcttgTATATCTGAGACAGTTACAGTGATAATGGcagttgtggggggtgggggggggagtggcTGCAGAGGGATAGTCTGCTTAATAAAGATGGTTAATTTTGGACATGTGCCTTAGAAACTCCTATCTCCAGTCCAGTAATTCAGATCTCTGAGCTAAGCTAAGTCTGTTTGTAAAAAATGGTGCTAGGTTTATTGAGgtcttgtttttaattgttttcttttgcagAATATAGGGAAGGTTTGCTGCTTTCCTTGGGATAGTTCATCTAAAAACTTGATCTTGAATTTCTTAAGTGactgcttttatatatatttttttctgtgattctaACCACATAGCTTTTATGCTCTTTACATTCAATTTATGTTTGTGATCATTAGAATAACCCTGTGAAGTGGTGGAgaagttatctttattttatagatgagtgaCTCAgggctcagagaaatgaaatatttataccTTGTAGTAAAAGAACCAGTTCTGGCTCCTGGGTCTCCTGACTCCGGCGTTGTGCTCTTTAAACTGCACTAGCTATCCCAATTTGAAAGGAACAGGACACAGTTGCGATCATGTATAAGTCCATCTCTAAAGGAGACTGAATTCACTCTTCATGCTGTGGTATGTTGATCTATGCTTTTCTGCTTGAAATTAGCCAAATTCCAAGCCCGTTTAGGGAATGTGTACatgaagagaaatgagaattagAAGAGCCCGCAGTCCTTGAGGTTTTCTTTGATGATAATATCTGTAACTGCGTCAAATACAAATTTGACATTCTGTGTGTCTGTAGCACAGGTCATGTGACTGTAGATTTCTTTGACATCTTTTCGCATGTTGAGGTCAAGGAACTGACTCTTGATGTAATTCCCTGCATCTTCATAAGAGTTGTTTCCTGGTTTCCCAGAAAAAATAGTGAAGAAGTGGGATAAATTAACCCTTCATAACTGCTTACATTTTTAGGTGACCAATTTGATCCATGAAATGTGTTGGACAGCTGCACTTGGGGGCCTATTTTTAGAGGGAGGATCCTCTCCTTTATTGCACTCCAGTATTTATCACTTGAGTTGGACAATGAAATTGAGGAGAGGGTGTCTCCACCCTTGATTTCTGGTAGATATCATTTGAACAGTTGGCGGCTCTCCTGCATCTAACATCTGTTCTGTTCCAGGGACATCTGAATTTAAACCTGTGACTGAATACCCAAGTTTCTCAGATTAGACATCCAAGGATCACTCGGATATCACAAGACACATAAGAACTGAGTTAAAGGGGTAAGGGATCATCAACCCAGGAAAGCAAAGGAGTTAGACTTAGTACTCCTTAAAGACAGGTTCCTTCGTGTCTCCTTGGTATAGGAAACCAGGTGATCACCAGTCATTAAGAAGAAATCGTTACTTTTGTCTCCAGCCCTTGATACTTACCATCATACTCTGGAAAACAAATACTGAGATGgactttcttgattttttcctcAAAGAGGTCCTTCTTGTTGAGAAAGAGGACAATGGAAGTAGCCGCAAAGAACTTGTGGTTACATATGCTGTTGAAGAGGTGCAGTGACTCATGCATGCGATTCTAGGAGGAGGAAACACCATCAGAGATTTCAGATTGAGCTGACGGGtatattttctccttcctgttcctGTTCCCCTTGGAGAAACTAGTGCTCCAAATGTAAGAGGAAGAGTTTATCTCCTTTTGATGTGGTGGGATAGAGCCCAGATGATGTAGCTGCCCTCCTAATTGTTCTGTCATAGCCATGTGACTTGGGGCAGATTACTGAGcttttctgagtttcagtttccctATCAGGGTTATTATAGAGGTCTGATGAGATCGTGTATGTAGTGTCCATGGCAGTGGGTGATGTAGAGTTGTACAATCAGTGTTATGCTGAGCTTAGGTTGCCAGGGCATTGCCAGGGACTTCAACGCCTGTAGGTGCAGTGGATACACAATTGAAGCTAGGCCTGAGTTTTCATGTGCCTGTTTGTGTCTCcgatgacttttttttcccacccCTCAGGATGATTTTGATAGGCTTCTATTATAGAGTACTGGATCTCAGTTTGGGCAGGAACAATAGGGATTATTGCCTTGGTGTCAAATGGTGAGGGCTAGAGAATTTCTCTATGCCACACCACCAGCGCTtctgcctgtttcctcctctgagtGCCACTTTGAGAAGTTGTGCTGTGTATCTGCGCAATCTAGATGTTTCCAGTTCCCCAGACCAGCCTGTTTTCAGGGAGCAGATCTTTAGGATTTGAAGTATGCTATTAGTTGGCTTGGGCTCATctaatgaggaaagaaaacaaatctgcTTTTTGTGGCCTTTTATCATTGCTAATACTCCTGCAGAACCCCTTAAAACCTCATAGACTTCAGGGTTAGAGATGGAAGAGATCTTGAAAAATCAATTTGCACAGAAGATACTCATAGAGCTCTCATGTGAACTTGAACTCTGctaaggagaagggagaaaaactgGAGCAAGGAATAGGAGTATAGGTGCTTTGTCTGATATCCATAAGCTGTGGGCCTCCATTAGCATTTCCATGCAGTGATATCCTCTGTCTCAAACTCCAGAGGTAACTAGGCTGGGCAGACCATGGACCTGCAGAGCCTCTGTTAAAATCTGCAGGCTCAAGAGACTCCCCCTCAGGTGAGGTGGCATCCTCCAGCTGCCAGCTTAAGTGGCACATGAGAAACCTGGTTTGCCAGTCTCTCCTTAGTCCTGTTGACAGTACATATTTAGGCTTGCAAATGAGATGAGTAGTCCAACCCCTCTGTCATGTTGCACAAAGATACACATCATACATTGTCTTTCTGCTTGTTCATTTTCATCTCCTATCCTTTATTTCCATATGCAGCCTGGGAGAGTCTTAAGTGTAACTCCCATGCTTTACCAAGCCCATTGTGATCCCTTGTCTCTTTAATTCTCAATTCCTTTTGTGAGCTGTGTGATGTCCAAGTGATTCTTGGATGGCTGATCTGAGACCAGGCTCACTCCCAATAAATCTGGAGTTCTAAAGTGCTAACCTAGAGCCTGGAAAAGAGGTTTTTCTAGAATTGTTTGCCTGAGACAATGATTTGGCTGCTGGAGGACTGCTAGAGTGTCTTGAAATCATCCAAGTTGAAGAATTGGTGACGCAAAGCTTAGAGGAAGGGTTGCAGGGGAACTATGAAAGCTGCTTTGTGCAAAGGCCACTTACTACTTCATCATCTTCCACTAGCACCATATCATAGGCACTGAGGGCCGCACAGAAAATGATGCAGGTGACTCCCTCGAAGCAGTGGAtccacttctttctctctgatcTTTGCCCTCCCACATCAAACAtcctgagggaaaaaaacagcACATGGACTTGGTGTTTACCCCAGAGAGGTGGCCACTTTGGGGCCAGTTGGCAATGAGATGGGAAAGGGGGAGAAATAGGGAGGTCCTTCAGATGGGGCTTTAGTGAAGGCTAAGAAACATGTCCTTTTGCCCTTTTTTGGTATCTGAGGTGTACTTGGAACCATGTGTTTTATCTGTGGTGCCCCAGGGAACTGTGGACTTACCTGAAGTTCAAGTCTTTGACAGAAAACTTGGTCTCAATGATGCCTGTGGTTTTGACTCTGGATCGAAGCACATCTTGCTCATTAGGGAGGTAGTCAGGGGCTGTAATCCGGTCTAATTGGTTCAGGTAGCTAGGGAAAAGAGCTTAGAATTGACATAAACTTTCCACAGGCAAGGCCAAGAAAGGTAAAGGGTCTTACCCAAAGTTATACAGCTAACTTGGTGATAGAACCAGGACTAGAATCCATACTGTTAAACCTCAGGTTCATTCCTTCAAACTTCATGTGTCCTTACAAAAGGGAGTGTGGGTTGGGCTGAGAGGCATGCCCAGTTGAGGCAGGGGTTCTATCACATAAGTCAAGTTTTGCCTGACTTCAAGGTTTTCTAGACCCTTCAGTGAGATTTGGTGGTTTAAATGGGTGCCAAAATTTCCATCAAGACTCAGGAGTAGACTAAAAGGGACTTCAGAGACATTAAGAGATGTGATTCAGTGCCTAGCATGAGACCTTATTTATATTCTGAATCAAGTTGGGAAGCAAACCTTTGAGATTACTAGGAAACTTAAATGAGCACTTACTTGGGTATTTGATGACATTAaggaattattaaatatttaggtGTGTGATGATTATgttctttaagtctttttttttttttttttgagatgcaTAATGAAATTTTTAGGATGTTGGAATATGTGGTACTCCCTTCAGAGTAATCCAGTAGGAGATGGAGGTGAAACAAGAGTGGCTGTGAGTTAACAGTGGAAGCCAGGTGATTCGTTATATTATTCTGCTTTCATATATGTTTGACAGTTattataaaaaatcttaaaagacaggAAGAAGGCAAATATGGAGTGAGATGACAGAAGTGAAGGAAAATTAACAGTGCTTACTGCGTGTGGGGCATTCGCACATTTAACTTCTCATTTAACCTCACACCTTTAAGTTTcatatcccattttacagataaaggaaaaattaagaagagTTAAATGATTGGGGCCAAGGTCAAGAGACATTGTGGTGTATTGTAAAAAGCCTTCAACTTTGTGAAatagacctggattcaaatccagacttTTCTGTTTATCTATAGGACTTGGGTAAGTtaattaacttctctgaacctcagttcttcatctgtaaatgggacTAATACAAAGTAGTCTCCACCTCAAAGGCTTACTGTACAGGTCAAATGAGACCATGTACGTCATGCACCCAGCAGTGCCTGGGCCTTGGTGAGTCAGTGCTCTGTGAACGGCAAATGAGAACCGTGTTACAGAACTAGGTGACAGAACAAGGATTAAATCCAGGTCTGTTTGACTGCAAAGTTCATGCCCATCTATGATAGATTCCATGCCAGTAGAGGTATGACTGATGTGCACCTTATCATTTTGGAACCAGCTTTGCAAAGTTGGTTCTTTTTAATCCCTGACCAACTTCCTTTGGTTGCCCCTGGAAGTTTCTGTGTTCCATGCCCTGGCACCC
Protein-coding regions in this window:
- the GNAT2 gene encoding guanine nucleotide-binding protein G(t) subunit alpha-2 isoform X1, producing MGSGASAEDKELAKRSKELEKKLQEDADKEAKTVKLLLLGAGESGKSTIVKQMKIIHQDGYTPEECLEYKSIIYGNVLQSILAIIRAMSTLGIDYAEPSCAVSALQDTGLQLNNLADSTEEGTMPPELVEVIRKLWKDGGVQACFDRAAEYQLNDSASYYLNQLDRITAPDYLPNEQDVLRSRVKTTGIIETKFSVKDLNFRMFDVGGQRSERKKWIHCFEGVTCIIFCAALSAYDMVLVEDDEVNRMHESLHLFNSICNHKFFAATSIVLFLNKKDLFEEKIKKVHLSICFPEYDGNNSYEDAGNYIKSQFLDLNMRKDVKEIYSHMTCATDTQNVKFVFDAVTDIIIKENLKDCGLF
- the GNAT2 gene encoding guanine nucleotide-binding protein G(t) subunit alpha-2 isoform X2 produces the protein MGSGASAEDKELAKRSKELEKKLQEDADKEAKTVKLLLLGAGESGKSTIVKQMKIIHQDGYTPEECLEYKSIIYGNVLQSILAIIRAMSTLGIDYAEPSCADTGLQLNNLADSTEEGTMPPELVEVIRKLWKDGGVQACFDRAAEYQLNDSASYYLNQLDRITAPDYLPNEQDVLRSRVKTTGIIETKFSVKDLNFRMFDVGGQRSERKKWIHCFEGVTCIIFCAALSAYDMVLVEDDEVNRMHESLHLFNSICNHKFFAATSIVLFLNKKDLFEEKIKKVHLSICFPEYDGNNSYEDAGNYIKSQFLDLNMRKDVKEIYSHMTCATDTQNVKFVFDAVTDIIIKENLKDCGLF